A single genomic interval of Trichosurus vulpecula isolate mTriVul1 chromosome 6, mTriVul1.pri, whole genome shotgun sequence harbors:
- the LOC118855504 gene encoding UDP-glucuronosyltransferase 2B17-like, protein MNSEKWVSALLLLQLCCFSCGSCGKVLAWPMEYSHWLNLKALLDGLVQKGHEVTVLMPSATVFVDAGNSSGFHVEVFPMETNQEDLASLFENWITLWSNEFRKLSALEYGAAMQKLLFEYSGLIKQQCESAVLNKDLMKTLKDARYEVVVSDAMSLCGELIAEVLGIPFIYSLRFSMGNTLEKYCGGLPSPPSYVPVPMTILTDKMTFMERVKNMLFFIYYDFWFQNFEMKVWDQFYSDVLGNSVYLYDSYVKSVQ, encoded by the coding sequence ATGAACTCTGAGAAATGGGTTTCAGCTCTTTtgcttctgcagctctgttgctTTAGCTGTGGGTCCTGTGGGAAGGTCCTGGCATGGCCTATGGAATACAGTCACTGGCTCAATCTAAAGGCCCTGTTAGATGGGCTTGTACAAAAGGGCCATGAGGTGACTGTGCTGATGCCCTCAGCTACTGTTTTTGTTGACGCTGGTAATTCATCAGGTTTCCATGTTGAGGTTTTTCCTATGGAGACAAATCAAGAGGATTTGGCTTCACTTTTTGAAAACTGGATCACACTCTGGAGTAATGAGTTTCGAAAGCTTTCAGCATTAGAGTATGGTGCAGCCATGCAAAAACTACTTTTTGAGTATTCAGGGCTGATAAAACAGCAGTGTGAGAGTGCTGTTTTGAACAAAGACCTTATGAAGACATTAAAGGATGCCAGATATGAAGTTGTTGTTTCAGATGCTATGAGTCTTTGCGGGGAGCTCATAGCAGAGGTACTTGGAATACCCTTTATCTATAGTCTGCGGTTCAGCATGGGCAATACCCTTGAAAAATACTGTGGAGGACTCCCATCCCCTCCTTCCTATGTGCCTGTGCCCATGACAATATTGACTGACAAGATGACATTTATGGAGCGGGTGAAAAATatgcttttcttcatttactATGACTTTTGGTTTCAGAATTTTGAGATGAAGGTTTGGGATCAGTTTTACAGTGATGTCTTAGGTAATTCTGTGTACCTTTATGATTCATATGTCAAATCTGTTCAGTGA